The Vitis vinifera cultivar Pinot Noir 40024 chromosome 7, ASM3070453v1 genomic interval gtgctttttggGTGTCTAGTCCTGACTCGACTTTGAGTCCTCACCACCACATTTGAGCACATCACAATTCTTACTAATATCTGCATCAAGCACGCCGTCTGGACTTGGTGGCCCTGGCTCCAATCTTTGTCTTTTGACACGCACCATCGAACACATGCTCTGCTTGATAAGATAGTGACATCTTTTTACCATTTCCTGCAACAAACAAACTAATGATTGTTTCCCAAGTTGCTTTTCATGTAGAATATTAATGGTTTCTAGAGGGTATGAACTGAGCTTACTTTGTTGACTCGTTTGTGGAAGTGTTCCAATATCTGATCGTCCACGTTTTTACCGGCCACCCAAAGCAGAGAAGCCGCAGCTATTGAGGATGGCAGAAAATCCAAGTGATCCGTCACTGATGGAACAGTTCCAACTTTAGTATGAGGGAGAGAAACAGAAGGGGTATTGACTAGGTAATTAACAGAGGACGTACCTCGGCAGGAGGCGAGAATGAGATCCGAAACATTGCTGGAACTATGAAATTGGGAGGAGAAACAGGGGAATTTTGAAATGAAGTAATTGACAAAACTGAATGGGGTAACGGTACTCAATCGCCATTTGAGGACGGCCATGACCAGGAGCTCCATTTGTTGGACTGTCATGGCTGTGAAGAGGAATCTGGGTTCCATCACCTGCAAGTCTAATAGAAGTGGAACACTCCTTTCCTCCATTTTTGCAGCTACGGCTATGCATGCCACTGATAGCAGCTGCAAGGACCATTCCTTCCCCTGCTGAACAGAAACAATCACAATCAACCAAAATAGACATTGCACGTAACCAGGTACCCAAAACAATGGCAGATAAATCATTTTTCCCCTGAGGAATATGAAATGAATTACAGGAAGATCATAAGTGCAGAGGAAGCGATCCAGATAGGTCACTGATAGATAAGCCGTTTCGGGTCTGAAATTGTAGTGAGAATGCACCTGAAAAATCTtatataatgaatcaaacaaaacaaaactacaCAATAATTCATTATAAACACATGCATATATGTAGGCAGTGGGAGTGACCACCTTCAACATCCAGTTGACAGCATCTTGGCGAGCTCGGACACCTTCCGGAAGAACCGGTAACCGTTCAGAACACAGCATTTGATCAAGCTCAGAATCAAAAAGACCAAGAATAAAGCTCTCATCATCGGTTGATGAATCCAAATTTGGAAAGGGAATGCGGTCAGAGAGGTCCACCACTTCGTCGGCAACCTCGCTGCAATAGAGGTTAACAGCGGAGTATGCAGGGGATAGAGACAttggtgatgatgatgaatcCCTAGAAATTCCAAATCATTGTTCTCCTGCCTTGTCCGAGATCGTAAGTTTACAAATTCACACAGGTACTTGCAGCTAAGGGTATATATTTGGATGATTGAGACAGCGTCGGTTCGGTTACATCTTGCCATGCCCCGCATCTCCAAAAATTGCTCACCAAGAAACTTCGTCCCGGACCCTCCACAGACTGTGGGGACACTCCAGAGCGCTTTATCACCATTAATGGGGTCGCCCCATCAAGACTGGTTCGTTTCCAAAACACTTGCTCAAATACCTTGTCTCAATCCTACGATTAATTTGAAAAGGCTAGTGTCAGTACAGCTTTATGTTTTACACGTGAATATCATCATTGAAAACTAGGGAGGATATGAACCATCTAATATTTAGTGATGAACAGTGGCaaacaataaaaagataaaCTATATGCTTCTCCTATACAAAATTACATAACCTGATATCTACTTTCCGACTGAAGGCCTGGCCGTTGGAGCAAAACTTACCAACTACTTTCCCCCCTTGAATCTTCCCCCCTCTTGTACTACTTTGTACAAAATCCATCTATTGATCAGCTTTGCACTCTCTTGTAGGCCACCCACATATGGGAATTCAGGAAGTTCTCCTCCCAAGGTTAAGACAgtgaaaagttaataaaaaaacaaaggaagaaaGGTATTGCGCTAGATGCCTCTTTGGTTGGTAACAACCGACATTTACATATATTTTGAAGGCCACTTAGTGGATGTATGTATCTTGATTGGGTGGATACCGTGAACAGGTTTCCCTCTTGAACCTCACGTGGTAGTACTGAATCGATCCCAGGTGTGCTCTAATGGCATATGCCACCGCTAAGGAGTGTTGTGCCAGTGAAGGCTTTGATGCCAataatgttagttcaagaacataaagataaaacagTTACatatacggtacacgaggttttaacatgGTTTGGTCAATCATGTCTACGTCCACAGATGAAAGAGAATGATTCCATTATACAATAGAGAAAATTACAGAGGACATAAccaaatacaactattgggttcccaaaacatcacatgtttccccactccttatATCCATACCCTATTACGAGCCCTCAAAGTACCTCCCGTTATTCCTTatatctctatccacctcgtatagtctctacaggttcatctctatctcataactttttcccctcatgaccaagaatatttataaagatatttctaacaatattccttattctataaggaagtctaatatatcaatctagaaatattctatataatattctttacaaaaaaagaatttatactagttaggaatttgggacactttcTAACAAGGAGTGGATTCGTCCTGGCAGTGAATGGATGTAGAATAAAAACGATTTTGTTTCATCTCACCAATTGTACAATTATCGACCCAAAGGAGATATTTCTTCGATCATGCACGAAAGCATTCATCCTCCTACTTTGCTTGAAGCATATGTGCGTTACACTTGCACATGGGGTAAATTGTGTTTCCTTTACCAATTATTGAGCTTCCCGCATTGCATTTAATGCCTCTTATAGGCTTCTATAGAAGCCTCTTCATCAACCATCTCTGAATACTTCATGCAGTACTTGTTCTAATTTCTTGTGCTTGCTACGTATATTAGAGTTCTTGTATCTCCACTTcggcatatatatatagagataaCCACTCATTtgcttcctttttgtttttatccatTTCATCATATTTTTGCTTTTATCTTAACCTTAGCATATGTTTACAATTTCTATTTCATGTTTCCCTGATCATTCAATAATTTGAACTTGGCCTTTGGGGATTAGGAAGTTTGGTCTTTTGCCTCCTATTCCTCCCGGTCTTATAGTTTGCTCTTAGTCCTCTCATGATAGCttataggtgattttcttaacCCTCACTGATAGCTTATTGGTGATTTTCTTAGGAGTTTTTAGATTTTAGGTCTCAATGCATCCTTTCTTGTTGTATTTAAGGGTTTACATAAAGTGTGAATATTGACTAATTAGATTCAGTAAATCATATCAGAGAGGGTTGAATTGAGTGTTAAAAAACTTCTTCAAAACAatcaattaaaaccaaaaattagcAAGTAATGTGATAGTAAACTAAAAAGATTGAGAAAAAGAGATATGCAAACTCTTTGTTTACTTTCCTCAAGCTCTTGATTAAGTGAGGTCATCAAGATTTTAAGATCAAAGTCTTCAACTTTCTTATACTTAGAATATTGGGTTCCAACATATCTTCACAATATCCTCCATACAATCAACTTGAAGTCTATTCCCTCCCAAAGtgcaaatgaagaatgaattTAATGTTTTCAATCCTAGAACAAATTTAGCTCACTATACAAAAAAGTCTAGAATGGATTTAAAAGGTACACTAAGGAATTTGCAAGTAGAAAATAAATGTACTTGTAAGAAAAGAtttgaatatgagaaaaaaaaaagttttctaatTAAATGCAATTATTCCCATCTATATAAATGAAATAGAGCttttcaatttataggttttcaGCTCGATAACCCAAAAATCCACAAAATGCCCTGACTGATTAAGTTCCTATGTGACTGATTGACTAGCCATTAAACATGAAATACTTTGTAAGTGACCATTGGAGTTTCTAAGCTCAATCGAAGGTGCAACTAGTCCTCCATTGCCACTCAACCAACCATACCCcaactagtaaaaaaaaaaagattttatagcAACCTTCAATAAGTAAGCAAAAC includes:
- the LOC100249175 gene encoding cyclin-D4-1 isoform X1 yields the protein MSLSPAYSAVNLYCSEVADEVVDLSDRIPFPNLDSSTDDESFILGLFDSELDQMLCSERLPVLPEGVRARQDAVNWMLKVVTPTAYIYACVYNELLCSFVLFDSLYKIFQVHSHYNFRPETAYLSVTYLDRFLCTYDLPQGKEWSLQLLSVACIAVAAKMEERSVPLLLDLQVMEPRFLFTAMTVQQMELLVMAVLKWRLSTVTPFSFVNYFISKFPCFSSQFHSSSNVSDLILASCRVTDHLDFLPSSIAAASLLWVAGKNVDDQILEHFHKRVNKEMVKRCHYLIKQSMCSMVRVKRQRLEPGPPSPDGVLDADISKNCDVLKCGGEDSKSSQD
- the LOC100249175 gene encoding cyclin-D4-1 isoform X3: MSLSPAYSAVNLYCSEVADEVVDLSDRIPFPNLDSSTDDESFILGLFDSELDQMLCSERLPVLPEGVRARQDAVNWMLKVHSHYNFRPETAYLSVTYLDRFLCTYDLPGKEWSLQLLSVACIAVAAKMEERSVPLLLDLQVMEPRFLFTAMTVQQMELLVMAVLKWRLSTVTPFSFVNYFISKFPCFSSQFHSSSNVSDLILASCRVTDHLDFLPSSIAAASLLWVAGKNVDDQILEHFHKRVNKEMVKRCHYLIKQSMCSMVRVKRQRLEPGPPSPDGVLDADISKNCDVLKCGGEDSKSSQD
- the LOC100249175 gene encoding cyclin-D4-1 isoform X2: MSLSPAYSAVNLYCSEVADEVVDLSDRIPFPNLDSSTDDESFILGLFDSELDQMLCSERLPVLPEGVRARQDAVNWMLKVHSHYNFRPETAYLSVTYLDRFLCTYDLPQGKEWSLQLLSVACIAVAAKMEERSVPLLLDLQVMEPRFLFTAMTVQQMELLVMAVLKWRLSTVTPFSFVNYFISKFPCFSSQFHSSSNVSDLILASCRVTDHLDFLPSSIAAASLLWVAGKNVDDQILEHFHKRVNKEMVKRCHYLIKQSMCSMVRVKRQRLEPGPPSPDGVLDADISKNCDVLKCGGEDSKSSQD